A section of the Naumovozyma dairenensis CBS 421 chromosome 5, complete genome genome encodes:
- the NDAI0E04950 gene encoding uncharacterized protein, protein MLFQFLFIVNFFSVCLAGILPNNNVEKDVTSSLSVGHFNFSTVEKFWGRIDMSNVQNTKEGHFMKILLSINSNIKAGAVGDSISAIQNNFERLLVLPSLIAEKDSLVFNQLNGSDILSIKGELDDIVALGEQYQGLIDKLSWKNKLFINKAFKNAILSYIQFHAWKINMLNKYVLGSAGTNSYSNIILHEGETLLKSVKYSLLAAIETIEVVSGNSVVAMVDMAKNHFRAFNNETVLIGAIKEHIKGRVNKVSSSDKEREKDMSFLLEHISTIAKSIAFMLLCFGFGIYPCVVFFVIFIPIAIIIWSLILWRYIKGRGL, encoded by the coding sequence atgctatttcaatttttatTCATAGTAAACTTTTTCTCCGTTTGTTTGGCAGGTATCttaccaaataataatgtagAAAAAGATGTTACTTCATCGTTATCTGTCGGtcatttcaatttctccactgttgaaaaattctggGGAAGAATTGACATGTCTAATGTCCAAAATACAAAGGAAGGCCATTTCATGAAAATACTGCTCTCAATTAACAGTAACATAAAGGCTGGTGCAGTAGGAGATTCTATTTCTGCTatacaaaataattttgaacGTTTGTTGGTCCTTCCATCCCTAATCGCGGAGAAGGATAGCTTAGTTTTTAACCAATTGAATGGGTCTGATATACTTTCAATTAAGGGTGAATTGGATGATATTGTAGCATTAGGAGAACAATACCAAGGTTTGATTGATAAACTTTCTTGGAAAAATAAgttattcattaataagGCCTTTAAGAATGCCATTTTATCATATATTCAGTTCCATGcatggaaaataaatatgcTAAATAAATATGTCTTAGGTAGCGCTGGTACTAATTCATATTCTAATATAATCCTCCATGAGGGTGAAACCTTATTGAAGTCTGTGAAATATTCATTGCTTGCTGCCATTGAAACAATAGAAGTTGTCTCTGGAAATTCAGTGGTGGCTATGGTTGACATGGCAAAAAATCATTTTAGGGCGTTTAACAACGAGACAGTCTTAATAGGTGCTATTAAGGAACATATTAAGGGGAGAGTTAACAAGGTAAGCTCCAGTGACAAGGAACGAGAAAAAGATATGTCTTTCTTACTTGAACACATCTCAACGATTGCAAAATCTATCGCGTTTATGTTGCTCTGTTTCGGATTTGGTATTTATCCTTGTGTGGTTTTCTTCGTCATTTTCATTCCAATTGCCATTATCATTTGGTCCCTAATTCTCTGGCGATATATTAAAGGGAGAGGACTCTAA